A region from the Malus domestica chromosome 07, GDT2T_hap1 genome encodes:
- the LOC103439971 gene encoding uncharacterized protein, translating to MQRDSWHGLLLRKNFRPFETHMFAIKTRLVFLLFIPKNQRVHSPHTNTAQHNRNPHPCYIWTLALSSLEQFQKQKISEEEEEMQQRVLDYVLVPAGLLVMVAYHLWLLYRILAQPNSTVIGINSINRRFWVHAMMEEAPKHGVLAVQTLRNNIMASTLLASTAITLCSLIALLMTSGTKYRAALFVFGDRSELAFSIKFFAILVCFLVAFLFNVQSIRYYSHASILINAPCKKMSPHHQHHYLTTDYVATTVNRGSYFWSLGLRAFYFSFPLFLWIFGPIPMFVSCFVLVIMLYFLDVTFQFGWEVGVADNDDHILIKDDEEQRLSN from the exons ATGCAAAGGGATTCTTGGCATGGACTTCTCCTACGCAAGAACTTCCGCCCGTTCGAGACCCACATGTTTGCCATAAAAACCCGCCTCGTTTTTCTCCTTTTCATACCAAAAAACCAGAGAGTCCACTCCCCTCACACAAACACAGCTCAACACAACAGAAACCCACACCCGTGCTACATTTGGACTCTCGCTCTCTCCTCCCTTGAACAATTTCAGAAGCAAAAGAtctcagaagaagaagaagaaatgcagCAAAGAGTTTTGGATTACGTTTTGGTGCCGGCAGGGCTGCTGGTAATGGTGGCATACCACCTATGGCTTCTCTATCGAATCCTGGCGCAGCCCAACAGCACCGTCATCGGAATCAATTCCATCAACCGCCGCTTCTGGGTTCACGCAATGATGGAG GAAGCTCCAAAGCATGGTGTTCTTGCAGTGCAAACATTGAGAAACAACATAATGGCGTCGACCCTTTTGGCCTCGACCGCCATTACGCTCTGCTCTCTCATTGCCCTCTTGATGACCAGCGGCACCAAATACAGAGCAGCTTTATTTGTCTTTGGGGACCGAAGCGAGCTTGCATTTTCGATCAAGTTCTTCGCCATTTTGGTGTGTTTCCTGGTGGCTTTCCTCTTCAATGTGCAGTCCATAAGGTACTACAGCCACGCCAGCATTCTCATCAACGCACCGTGCAAGAAGATGTCGCCCCACCATCAGCACCACTACCTCACTACAGACTACGTTGCCACAACCGTGAACCGAGGCAGCTATTTCTGGTCCTTGGGACTCCGGGCGTTCTACTTCTCGTTCCCTTTGTTTCTATGGATTTTCGGGCCAATTCCGATGTTCGTGTCCTGCTTTGTTTTGGTCATCATGCTCTACTTCCTAGATGTCACCTTTCAGTTTGGTTGGGAGGTTGGGGTTGCTGACAACGATGATCACATCCTCATTAAGGACGATGAGGAACAAAGGTTGTCAAACTAG